From the Nycticebus coucang isolate mNycCou1 chromosome 13, mNycCou1.pri, whole genome shotgun sequence genome, the window CCTTCTCACCTGCtaaggagtgagccactgcagtCGTGGAGACCTGACTTGCCACCCAGAAGGGGCTCCCACTTGTCCTGCATTCCCCAAGAAAGAGAGAGGCTCCGAAGACCTGACCCGAACGTGGCGGTGGGAAGGCAGGGGTCTGGGGGTGTGAAGCAAGGGCTCAGGGAGGAGGAAGCCAGCGAAGGCAGAAGCTCACAGCTCTGTGGAGCCTCCGGCGAGAAGGGGCGGGGCGGGGGAGGAGCCGGACACCCTATAAAGGCGCGGCCCGCTGCCTCCCTCCAGCCCGGTCGCACATGTGCGCGCGGCGCCCAGCAGCCGCCACCGCGGGGCGCAGCCAAGACCCGGCGCCTCGCCCCGGCCCCGGGCGGCCCGCGAGGCCCACGAGGCCCGCGGCGGCCGCAGGAGGCGGCATGAGCAGCGCGCGGCGGAGCTGACGCCGCGCCCCCGCAGTTCCATGTCTTTCGCCATGCTGCGCTCGGCGCCGCCGGGCCGCTACCTGTACCCCGAGGTGAGCCCGCTGTCGGAGGACGAGGACCGTGGTAGCGAGAGCTCGGGCTCCGACGAGAAACCCTGCCGCATGCACTCTGCGCGCTGCGGCCTTCAGGGCGTCCGGCGGAGGGCCGGGGGCCGGCGGGCCGGGGCCGGCGGGCCAGGGGCGGGGGCCCGGCCGGGCCGCGAGCCCCGGCAGCGGCACACGGCGAACGCACGCGAGCGGGACCGCACAAACAGCGTGAACACGGCCTTCACCGCGCTGCGTACGCTCATCCCCACCGAGCCAGCCGACCGCAAGCTCTCCAAGATCGAGACGCTACGCCTGGCCTCCAGCTACATCTCACACCTGGGCAACGTGCTGCTCGTGGGCGAGGCCTGTGGCGACGGACAACCGTGCCACTCAGGGCCCAACTTCTTCCACGCGGCCCGCTCGGGCAGCCCCACGCCACCGCCCCCGGCCCGCGATGGCGAGAACGCTCAGCCCAAGCAGATCTGCACCTTCTGTCTCAGCAACCAGAGAAAGCTGGTGAGAACAGCGCCGTCAAGGGCGGGTGACCGAGGGCAGGACGTAGGGCAGGCAACACCTGTAACCCAAGCCTCCCCAGTAGTCCCCAGGACACAGGCTCCCCAGGTCACAGGGACCCGCAAGTGCAGGGCAGGGGCGGCAGATGGGATCTGGGGCAAGGCAGGGCAGAAGCCAACCTGGGGAAGGGAAACCTGGCACAGAGCAGCTCAGGCTTCACTTTTCAGCCAGTTGAATCCAGGAAGTGGGATGCTGGTTCACACTCACTCGCCCTACCCTCATGGGAAGGGGCCTGGGGGCACAATGAGGCAGGAAAGGAGGGATGCCTGGGTCTGTGTGCCCCTCACAGCGCACCACTGGCCTAAGACTGACTGGCACCTGCTGTGCCCCAGGCTGTGGGCACAAGGGCAGAGGCTGGCAGGAGGGGTGCGCGGTGCTGCAGGGGTGAAGGCCACGCTGCAGGAGATGCCGGCCAGCTGTGATTTACAGCCCCTGCTGTGCTTGGTGGCACCGGAAAAGCAGGGTGAGCAGGGAGAAAATACAGCACGGCTTTTCCCAATCCCCATTTCCTCTCCAGACAGCACGCACGAGCTCCTGGGGCCTGAACATCTGGGaaatttaattttacaatttCGGCTGTGCAACACTGTACTCCCCTCCCCAAAATGCACGGGGAAGCTGGGGCAAGGTGGGAAGGGGGTGCCTCAGCCCGGCCACCAGAGGCAGCACCTGGTGGGGAAGCCAGAGACTCAGGCAGTGTGGGGTGGCACCCCGTCTGAGGGTGTCTGCCCACCCCTCacactccttcctctcctctgcagagcAAGGACCGCGACAGAAAGACGGCAATTCGAAGTTAGGAGTGGGCCCATGGCCGCCAGGAGGCAGCTGCAGGGGAAGGTGGATGCCCCCGGTGAGCCACAGAGAGCCCCACCTTGGACCCAACTCGGGCAACAGCCTTCTATGAGCCTGCCCACGGGGCAGCCCCACCAGGCTGTGAGCAGGGCCCGTGGAAGACACACGGACAGGCAGCATCAGGACTCTGAGCTAGCCCCAGCACCTGCCCAGGCCCACTGGAACTTTCCATGCTGGCTTCCCGCCTGGGTTTTCTTCTGGTCGCCGTGTTGGCATCTTGTGCCTTTTATATGATAATATAAAGTCTggaaattttgtaaaattaaaaacaaaacagtatcttCCAAATAGAGAGGCAGACTGTCCTCCTGGAAGGTTTGGAATTCACCCCTACCCTACGCCTACCCTCCCTGGGCTGAGTGCCCCCCAGGGCTCGGCCAACCCTCACTGGTGCAAGGCAGTGTGAGGCTCCTGGGAGGCTTCAGGGGCAGGCTGGGGTAGGGAAGTGAAGGACAGACAAAGCCCCTGCTCCACAGAAGGAGATGGGTGGGCAGCAACAGAGCCACCCTTTCCCACCTGTGGGCCAACCAGGCACCCAGTGGCTCTTGAAAGGGCAAGAAGGAAAAGCTGGCCGCAGGGCTCAGGCCTCTCCCCAGCAGGCAGACGGCACCACAGCTTTGTCCACAGAGCCCAGAAAGGAGTATGAGGCCCGCTGTGTGCCAAGGTCACCCcactcccctgcccccacctccacaCAGCCTCTGGAATAAGTGCCCATGCTGGAAGGACACCTGACCATCCTTCCCCAGCTGCACCCCACCCAACCCCCAAAACCCCACCTGCTCTGAAGAGGTGACGTAGGCCAAGCTCCCTACACAGCTGGCTAGCCATTAAATCTTGCAGGTGACAATTATAGTTTAGTGGTGTGAGCTTGGTGGGCACAGCAGAGAAGAAAGGCAGGGCAGCTCTGTGGGGCCACCTCCCCCACCAGCAGCTTGACTTCCGGCAGGGAGGAGACTGGCCAAGGGTACCAGGTGCAGGCAGCGGGGCGGCCCCAGGCTCCTCCTCAGACCCTAGCTCCAAGCATTATGGCCCTGagcaccccacccccaggggATCCAGGTGCTGAGGCCCACAGGGGGCACCTGCATGGGGCAGGGCTAGAGCTGCCTCCTGCCTGCACCACAGGCTCCAGGGGCTGCAGGCCAGGAAATGCTGGTGTAATTCTGAAGGAAATTCTCAAAGTCAGAGCCATTAAGGGCCAGAAGGGGGCTGTGTCCAATCTGATAGAAACATAACAGGATAAAAAGTCAGCGGCAGGTTTCGTTCAGAGAGAAACCCAACCCCAAATTTCCTCTCCTTAATCCTGCAGGAGCCTACAGCTGGCCAGAAGGTGGGGAGGACAAGCCTGGCCACCACAGAAATCCCCTTCCATCCAGGATCCCAGGCCCTGGATGGCATATCGGGGTGTACCTAAAGGCTGAGGTGGCCCCTTCCCCTCTTCAGGGTGCTTTCCTCACAGCCCTGCCCAGCCACCCTCCCAGGCAATGAGGCCGCCATGAGAAGCTGGGTGGGCCCCAGGAGCACTGCCTGGACAATCTGGGGCCCTCACTTCCTGGTACCAGGTGCAGTTTTACAGAGAGGGTCCAGGGCCCACCTGCCCCCATCCACAGGTCTCATAAGAGGATGGGTGAGACCAGGTGGGCACCCACCTCAAGGGTTGGAGTAGTCTGGCTAGTGTCAGGGATGAATCAAAGGGATGTACCCTTTGCAATCAGACAGTGAAAGTTCCTAAAGGCACCCCTCGATGGGGTGGAGGCTGTTGGCCTGAGCAGGCAGATGTCAGGGACATGGAGGGGGACCAAGGGGCACACATGGCCAGGGACTCACTGTGGAAGGGAGGCAGAGGCTAGAGCAGGTGGGTGGGCACAGGGTTGGCAGTGGGGGGTTCTGGGCAGGGCCCAGGGGATGCAGGCGAGAACACAAGCCCACTGGACTGGGGCCCAAGTCTGGGGTGTTGAACAGAGCCAAATGAAAAGGGCCTTGGAGCCAGGAGGGTCCCCAGGGCTCAGTCGGTTGGGGTGCAGCACGTGCTGGCCAAGCCCTCTACTGCAAGGGCCTGACTCCGACCGCGGCTGCAGCTTGGCCCAGCCTCAGGCCTGGGCAGCCGGCCTGGCTGGTCCCTGAGCTGCACCAGTAGCAGAGGCCCAAGACCTGGCTCGCCAACTAGCAGGAGGGGATGCAGGGGAGCACTCTGTCAGCCTCCACTGCTCTAGAAATTCAAACCAGACCAGGGGTGGCGCAGGCTAAACCACAGCCCTGTGCCCCACGCGAGTCCACCACACAGTTACAGCCAAGGGTGGCAGGTGCTCCCTGCCCATCACAGCCCCTGGCTGCCATCCAGAGTGCTGGTCTCAAGCCTCCCTCATGCCAGGACCCATGGGGTAGACCCAGGGTTCTCCTCACGTGCCCCACAGAAGCATCTGGGAAAGAGGGGCCCACCCGCACCTTGGGCAGCAGCCCCTGTGAGCTGAGAAGGGCTGGAAATGCTCCGCTCAGCCTCAGCTGTCAGCTCCCTGTCCCCAGCCCAGGAATGGGCACATGATTCATCACCAGGCCGCCTGCGCCCAGGCCAGCCGCCCTGCCCTGCTCAGCACCTGTGGGCTGCCAGGAAACACGTGTGACCCTCCAGGTCAGGCATTGTACTCTGGGAGCCCAGGCCGGCTGGCCAAGGGCACATGCAGACCCAGGGTCAGTGCTTTCCTGGGGGCCCCCACCCTCAGACTGCCCCGGACACAGGCATCAGAGGCTGATGTGCTGGCTGGGGTTTTTCCGCCCTCGATgagccccctccccctccccaaagTGGCTGCAGCTGTCAGGACCACAGATTGGAACTGCAGGTACAGGGCTGGCCGGCTGCCCGCCGCCCTCCCGTGTCTGTCTGAAAGAGAGGAAGCCGGCCCACCTCTGGAATCCTTCACTCTCTCCTCGTTCCGCCTCTCCCACCTGTCCCCTGGGAGCATGGGGTCAGCCGCCCTCGCTCAGGCTCTCTCTTCCCCGGGCCCCTCTCCGATTACAATGCGGGTAGTGTTCAGCACCACTCCACTCCCCCTGTACACAACAGCAATGGCCTGACACACAGCCTTCCTGTGCCGACTCCTCCTCTTCTGTCTGCTGCTCAGGGAGACGGGGCCAGTGGATTATGCCAGGCTCACCTGCTGCATCCGACCCCCCAGGAGGCTCCAGCAGGAGGCTGAGCCCTGGAGCTGGAGCAAGAGTCCTTGGCAGATGGGGAGGTGGGTCCTACTCCTTCTGCATCTCCCTGCTCCAGCCCCTTACCTCCCACTACCCACGTCTCTCCCTCAAGAAGATGGCCTAGAATGAAGCTGCCAGTAGACAGCGCACCCTTTACCCAGGGGCACCCAGACTCCCATGGGAGCCCTGGGGAGGGGGCGTTCAGAGAGGGCTGCAGCTTCAAGCTGGAGGGGGCTGGAGGGCCACCTGCTCAGCCCCAAGCACTGCACACAAGCATCTGGGACTCCTGTCCCCAGCAGGACAGCCTGGCCTTGAGACACATGCATAGCCTAGCCCCTGCAGCTAGACTACTCCAAGGGCCCCTACCAGGACCCTACCATGGCCAGCAGTCCCTGCTTGCCAGGTCCCATAGAACCTGCTCCCAAGATAATCTCTGGTCAGCTCCTATAGGCTGGCTCTGCCAGCTCAAGGCGGACCTCCCTTCAGAGCCCCTGTCCTCGCACCCTCACACTGACACCCCCATACCTACCTGGGTTCCCACTGCTAAGAAAACTGACCCAAACTGGACACCAGAGCAGTCTTGGGCCCCCCACCCCAcaacccagaaagaaagaaaagcccaccTCCACCTGCCAGCCACAGGCCTTGAAAAACCCCTCCCAGGGGACAGCTGACTTCCACCACGGACCCTCCTCCTGGACCCATCTCCACCCTCTCCAAGAAGAATCTTCTCTCCAAACTGGGACAACTGAATGCAAAGGGTGGCTCTTGGGCAGAGGTGGTGATGGGTGGAGCCAGGATTTCCCTAGCCAAGGGGCACAAGACAGGGCCACAGCACACGCCCACCATGCCCAAGGCCTCTGGAGAGAACTTGGGGTCATCAGAGCACATTGGTGCCCCTCCCTGGCAAGACTGGCCAAGGCACACAGCAGAAAGGAGAGCAGGGAGGGCCATCTGGGCCCCTTTGGAGGCCGGCACATGGGCTGGCCGCACAGCAGATGGCcactgggggctgaggcaggctgCAGGCCTGGGGTGCCCTCCACAAACCAAATGGGGAGGGCCGGCAGCTCACTCACTCACTGGGAAACCTGAGCCGAGAGGTGCTGGCTGCCAACAGCGACGCAAGACTTAGTGTGCAGAGCCAGGATGCGGGCGGGCGGGGCCGGCCCCAGAGGAGCAGGAGGCCGCCAGCACTGGAGGCAGCTGCTGGTTCAGTAGCTGGGAGAAGCCATTAACGGCATTTGGCAAGAGAGCAGAGGGGATGGCGGCTCTGGATGCAGATGGACCCATCCCAGGGGGCAGCCACCATTgcggccccccacccccagctccagaCCCACAGGGGTCTCAGGAGATAGGCCCAGGCCCAACACCCCCAGGGATAGGGCAAGGACAGGCAGGGAGCCCCTGAATCCTGGCCACACTTCCTAGACAAACATGCCACAGGCCAGTTGGGTGGGTGAGGAGGAGGGCAGGTGGGCAGCTCCTCCCCTGGGCAGTACCCCAGTCTCAGTTTCTCCCAGCTGCTTGACACAAAGAGGGGAGCTCCTTTCGCAAAGGCCCCACGGCCCCGTTGCACCGCCCCAACCCCTCCACCCAGCCCCCTCCCTGGGGGTCCAGGCGGCTAGATGAGATCACGTCTGTGAAGCTCCAGGCACAGTGGGAGCGCGGTGAGGTGGCCATGTGGGGGCGGGGCAGCCACAGCTCAGCCAGCTCCCAGGAGCACTCCCACTCCATGACAGACAGGACCCCACCAGGCCCAACAGCTCGATCAAGGGGCTCCACCCCATCTTCCTCAGCCTCATCCCAGAGGGAAGGAAACGACCACCCGTATGGAAGCAGCTCTCCCACAAAGCACAGGCCAGTTACGGAAGTTAGCATCTAGGACCAGAGGACCCCAAACAGGGCCCCAGCAGAGGCCAGTGGTCAGGGGGCATAAAAGCCACAGAATCCCTAAACCAAGTGCCGAACCCAGACCCAGGGGTGGGCAGGGAAGAGGCCCAGGaagggaggcaggtgggaggcTGTCACACCTCCCCTTAGCAGGACCCTCCAGAGCCCCAACCCTTAGGCTCTGTCCATGCATCCACGGAGTAGTGCCAGTGTCAGCATCACCAGCCATCTCTAAGGACATAGATAGAAGAAGGGACTGTCCAATGGAGGCACAAGCAAAGGCTGCCCAACCAGAGAAGGCACAGCCACAGAGggggcaggcctgtgctggggaGGGGCCACCATGTGCACAACCCCCAGCCCTCTTCACCCTACCCAGATCCTTGGCCTGGCACTTGCTGGGAGGCTGTGGGCTCAGCTTCTCCCACTGCTCACCTGTAGCCCCAGACCACTCCCCTCGGGCCACCTCACTTTGTCCCCAGAGTACAGAGGCCCAGATGGACATAACCTTGGGGCAGGAGAAACATGCTCTCCCCCCACCATGGACTTCTGGGGAAGGGACATCTGTCCAGACCTGGCTAGGCTCCTGAAAGCTGAGCTCTGCCACCCCCTCAAGCTGCCGGCCGGCTGTGCGGGCAGGAGCATGGCCAGGAGGGAATCTCAGCTCTTGGGCTGTCACTCAGACCACATCTGGGATAGTCATCACGGAGGAAGCAGCCCCCACGGCCCAGCCAGCTTCCTCCCAGCGCAGCAGGGGGCTGCCCACCCCGAGGCCGGCAGTGGCACGGACAGGCCCTGCGCAGAGCTCCGTGGGCAGCAGGTCAAGTCAGCCCTGCAGTCGGCCACGACAGACTGGGCCTCTCTCCCAGCCTCTGGACTCCACTTACAATCACCATCGATTTCTCAAAATACCAAATATAAAAAAGTAGCCGACAGGATGTGGCTGCCGACAGCCAGAGCccctgggagggggaggggagacaggCAGGGCTGTGCTGCATGGCCCCCCTTGCCGAGTGCACCGCTGCTATGGCCAGGAAaccaatttattttgttttgtctctGTTCTCTGAACACGCAGCAGAGACCGGATCGGGCGGCCGGCCAAGCAGCCACTGCCAAGACAGCGCGAGCATGGGGGAGGACCTGAGTGGGGGGCACGTGTCTCTCCCAGGCTCCAGGGACAGCGCCGCCAGGGGGAGTGAGGCCCGTCCCTGCAGGCCTCACCAAAGCCTGCCTTCCCCCAGTATCCCCCAGAGCCCAGAGGAGGCCCATGCTCCCACTGGGGTGAGTGGCACCAGGGCCACACCAGAGAGCAGACAGGCAGTTGACCTCACCATCCCCTGGACACAGCCTGCCACGACTTCTAGATGTCCTGGATCCCAGAGAAACCAGGGAAACCCCCACCCAGCACCAGGCTTTGCCCTTCAGGCTGTAAACTTGAGAGGAACCACCACACTCTGCTGCCCCCTGAGTAGCTGCTCCTGGAACTCAGAGGCCTGAAGGCAATGGCCCAGCACACAATGACCTCAGCCTGGGGATGCCAGGGAAAGGCTAGAGCCAAGCAGGACCCCAAGAGAAGTCCACCCCTGCCGGTAGCTGCAACAACCCCCATAGATGGGAGCCTTAGTGTGCTTGTGACATCCCCA encodes:
- the SCX gene encoding basic helix-loop-helix transcription factor scleraxis; its protein translation is MSFAMLRSAPPGRYLYPEVSPLSEDEDRGSESSGSDEKPCRMHSARCGLQGVRRRAGGRRAGAGGPGAGARPGREPRQRHTANARERDRTNSVNTAFTALRTLIPTEPADRKLSKIETLRLASSYISHLGNVLLVGEACGDGQPCHSGPNFFHAARSGSPTPPPPARDGENAQPKQICTFCLSNQRKLSKDRDRKTAIRS